AACAAGAAAACTATGAGTTAATAGTTGCTATAAAACAAAAAGGGAAGCTTAAAAAAATGGAGATTCTTTTTAATGCAAGAGGCGAAGTTTTAAACCGTAGAGATATACTAAGACGTTCTTATGATTTCCTTATTTTCTAAAGTATTACTAGGTGTGTTTTTATGTCTTGGCTTTTTGGGCACAGCTCAAGATGGTACAACGCTATTAAATCAATCTTCAATTAAACTCAATATAAAAACAGAAACGCGTTGGTCTTATAATTTTGGCACAGAATATAGAACCTTATTAACCGAGTCTATTGGTAATTCACCATTAAAGTTTGATAGTCAACATGTAGAGTTTTCTCATAATACAAGTTATGAGGTAGGCTTTTATGCAACTCTAAGTTTAGGGGTAATGTATAGATTTAGAAATCCTTTTGAAGCTAATAAAGGGAATGAGCTTAGAGTGTCTCAACAATATAGCTACGCAAAACCTTTTAATGCTATTAGGATAGGTCATCGCATAAAGGTAGATGAGCGTATTTATGATAGCGAAACTGTTATTAGAACTCGATATAGGATTGCTTTAGATGCACCACTAAGTGGTTTAAAATTAGATACGAAAGAATTTTATGGTGTAATATCAACCGAAGCTCTGTCAAGTTTTAGTGAGAAAGCGAAACCAGAAATAGACCAACGTTTTACTTTAGGGTTGGGCTATCAGCTTTATAAGAATATGAAGTTACAAGGTGATATTGAATATAGGTTTGAAAATTATTTTAATACTACAGAACAACGCATGTTTCTAAATTTAGGGCTTATAGTCTCAATGTAATACTTGACTATTTTAGAAACTCTAAAAACGATTCCCTTGAAATTTCTTTAGCACCTAGACGTTCCAAGTGATTAGTGTGCATCTGGCAATCAATAAGTTTTACACCTTCGCTTTCAAGTTTTCTCACTAATGATATAAACCCGTATTTTGAGGCGTTACTAACTTTTGTAAACATACTTTCTCCACAAAACAGGTGTTTGTCTTTTAGGTAAATGCCATACAAACCGCCTACCAGTAAATTGTCTTGCCAAACCTCTACAGACGTTGCAACACCTTGGTGGTGTAATTCTGTATAAGCATCAATCATTTGAGATGTAATCCAAGTACCGTCTTGGTCTGGTCTCTCAATTTCAGAACACGCAGTTATAACATCTTTAAAATGGGTGTTGTATGTTACTTTAAACTTTTGTTGATTAAATAATTGGCGCATACTTTTATGAACTTTTAGTTCTTTTGGAAATAACACCATCCTTGGATTTGGTGACCACCACATAATCATTTCGTCATCATTAAACCAAGGAAAAATACCAGAGTTATAGGCTAATGACAAACGTTCTGGAGATAAATTTCCGCCTACAGCCAACAAGCCATCTTGATTAGCTTCACTCGGATTGGGGAACCATAACGTCTCGTCTAATAAGTACATTTACTTGGCAGTTAAAGTGTTGCTAATGTTAAATCTATAATATGCGGTTGTATGTCTGACTTTTTTTAGTCATATTTGAGGTAACCTTTATAGCATAAATTTTGTTCATCATTGCTTTTTTAGAGTTTTGTCTATACGGGTTAACCTAAAACCAAAATATGAAACGCTTCGCTTTTGCGAGGCGTTTCGCTTTCTATTAACTTTTATTAAGGTTAAAAAAGCTGTCTACGCAAACTTAGTAAATACTAAAAAGAGAAGTGAAATCTTGATGAAAGCTTTTTAATAACAGTGCGGTTTTAAAAGTTGCAAAGTCATTATCTCTATTATATGCTTATTTTGAGTCTTTAAAAACCACTGTGCTTTGGCGTTCTCTATTAACGTGCAGTTGTGTAACATCTGGTCTTGAGTAATGCCCAACAGGATCAAAATTTTGGCGCTCTTTATATACGCTCTTAAAATCTATAGTTTTATAAATTATACCTTCTTTATTAATTATTGGCTCTAAAAGAAATTCACCATCTGGGCCAGCAATTGCAGAACCACCATTACTAAGTTGTGTTGGTGCATTTTTTAATATGTCATTTAAAAAAGGTGTGTCTTCAGGAAAATCTTTAGTGGTCATAACACTCGACACAGAAACGACAAAAGAACGAGACTCTCTAGCTATAAAACGCGTAATATCTTTTGTGTTATGCTCACTGCCAGGCCAAACAGCAATATGTAAATTTTCACCTTGTGCATAAAGAGAAGCTCTAGGTAAAGGCATCCAATTTTCCCAGCAATTAAGACCGCCAACTGTAAATTGCTTAAGCTTGTGTACTTGTAAGCCATGACCATCTCCTGGAGACCACGTTAGGCGTTCATCATAAGTAGGTTGTAATTTCCTGTGAACAGACTTAATCTCTCCATCTGAATTTATAAACACTAAAGACGCATATAGGCTATGACCACCACGATCCTTAGGGCGTTCTATAATGCCAAGATAACATGACATGCTGTGAGATTTTAGCGTACTGCAAATTTCATCTAAGTCACCATCCTCTATACATACTGCATTATTACAATAATGTGCGTGCAAAGTTTTATTAGTGTCTAAATTCCAACCAGCGCCATTGGTGTAAGCTAACCAATGTGGGTAGCCAGGTAAAACACCTTCTCCAAATACTATTAACTCTGCCTGTTCTTTTCCAGCATTATTTATAGTGTCTATTATTTTTTCTGTAGTGGCTTTTTTATTTAGCCATACTGGAGAAATTTGGGCTAAAGCAAGGTGTAATGTAGATGAATTGGTTGTCATAAAAATGCACTTATTTTCTATTGGTTAAGATAAGATAACATTTGTAATTTTTAAACCTATTTTAAACATACTGTTTCCCTTAATACATATACAAATAACATATAAAAGGATGCTTTTAATTGCTATAAAAATAGTCCCTTAATTTAATTAATGAGAATAAATGAATTGTAACCGAAATGTAAATTATATGCTGATTTAATTTAGTGACAACCTTATGGTTATGATTGCTTAATTGAATGTTTTTGAGTGGATTAACATACCTTGGTATATTAGCATTGTCATTTATTAATCAATAAAAAAAATCAAAAAAAATGAAAACGCTAATTACAATTATTGCAGTAAGCCTGATGACATTAACCTCATCTTTTGCAAACACAGATCCTCTTGAAGATGATGCCAAAGAACAGCTTAGAGAGCAAGTTATGGTATTGTTAGAAAACCCAACTGTTGAAGTAGACAACGCTTCAATAAGCAGTACAATTACTTTTACAATTAACTCTAATGGAGAGTTGGTAGTTTTAGATGTAGCTACAAAGAACACACAGGTAAAACAGTTTGTAATTAAGACCTTAAATTACAAGAAGACGACAATGGTACCACAAAACTTCGGAAAAGTGTTTAAAGTAAAGTACACTATAGAGAAAGCTTAAAACTAACAAGAGTTTTTGCTAAGAACCTGTTTCAATCCTGAGACAGGTTTTTTTTATAGAATCCTATTTAGTAAAAGTTGAACATCAATCAATACAATACTCAAAACACCAAGAACTATAATAAACTTGAGGAAATTGTGAAGCAACACATATTGTATTTTCGAAGTAGAAACCCATAAAAACAAACAGAAGACAATAAGTAAAATTATGCTTCCGTAGAAATAGAAATCCATATACCCTAACTTAAACTTAGTAATGAGCAGGAATATAGGTACTAAAGTTAGCATAGCTAAAATTGTTAGCATCTTCTTGCTAAATGTAACGCCATAGGTAACTGGAATTGTATGATAGTCTTGTGCTAAATCTCCTTTTAGGTTCTCCAAATCTTTTACCAATTCTCGCATCGCAATTACTAAAAATAGAAATGTCGCATGTACAAATATGACTAAGTCGAAATTTTTATAGTATACAAATACAGCAAAGAATGGAACTACAGCCAAAACTGAAGCCGTTATATTTCCTACAAATGCAAACCTCTTAAGTTTATGCGAGTAAAACCAAATAGCAAAAATATAGACACTAAAAAAAAGCACAGCTTTAAATGAAATATAACTGGCCAAAACAACCGATAAAAAATTAAAGATAAAATAGGTGTTTAGTTTAGTGCGTTGTTTTACATAACCGTCTATTTTGCTTTTTAATGGTCTGTTTATAACATCTTTCTCGGCATCGTAAAAGTTATTTATAATGTAGCCGCCAGCAATTGCCAAAGCAGATGCTATTACCAGTATAAAAAGGTTATGGTCAAACAATACTTTAGATAATGGCAGTTGCGGTGCCAAAATATAAATAGAGGTAAGGTATTGTGCTAAGATTATAACTAAGATGTTATAACCTCTAATTGATGAAAATAAACTTAAGATTTTTAGCAACACGACCTTATGAGTGCGCTTTAGGAAAGACATAACTTAAAAGTTGTAAACGACTTCTAGATTATGGCCTTGTAAAGATTTTCTAGCTTTGTCTATATCTTCTGTAAAGCCTAAAATATAACCACCGCCACCAGAACCACAAAGTTTCAGGTAATAGTCATTTGTGTCTATACCTTGTTTCCATAAATTGTGAAACTGCTTAGGAATCATAGGTTTAAAGTTGTCTAAAACAACATGAGATAGTTGTTTAATATTCCCGAATAAAGATTTTACATCACCTTTAAGAAAATCATCTACACAAGCATCTGTATGTTTTACAAACTTGTCTTTTAGCATTTTTCTAAAACCTTCTTGCTTCATATTTTCCATAAACAATTGTACCATAGGAGCAGTTTCTCCAGTGCTGCCGCTATCTAATAAGAAAACAGCACCTTTACCATTTTCTGTTTGAGAAGGTATGCCTGCTGGTTCAATATTATCTTTGCTATTAATTAAAATAGGAATGCTTAAATAGCTGTTTAACGGATCTAAACCTGAAGACTTTCCGTGGAAAAACGATTCCATTTCGCCAAAGATAGATTTTAACTTCAGTAATTTTTCTCTAGTTAAATTTTCAAGTACAGTAATTTTGTCTTGCGCGTATTGGTCATAAATGGCAGCTACTAAGGCACCACTACTACCAACACCATAACCTTGAGGAATGCTAGAATCAAAATACATTCCTTTAGATATATCTGCATTTAAGCTTTCAATATCAAAAGAAACAAGTTCTGGTTGTTCTATCTGTAGGGAGTTTAAGTAATCTGCAAAGCGTTTAAGGTTGCTGTTGCTATCTTTAGTCTTGTCACTTTTATTCTCATCTATTTTAAGAGCGCCATTATAAAAATTATAAGGAATAGATAAACCTTTAGAGTCCTTAATGATACCATACTCTCCAAAGAGTAAAATTTTAGAATAGAATAAAGGACCTTTCATAAACTTAAATTAAATTATAGCAGAAGCGCCGCTTCCTACATTATCACAAAGATACTCACCATTTTTACAATATGCAACTAACTCTTTTTTAATGAAATCCAAGGTTTTATCAGCTTCGTTTTTGGGGTAGAGAAGGTGTACATTTGCACCAGCATCTAATGTAAAGCAAAGATTTAAATTGGTTTCTTTTCTAAACGCCCAAATCCTATTAATTATTTCAAGAGTATTCGGTTTCATTAAGATAAAATAAGGGTTGCTTGTCATCATCATAGCGTGCAAGGTTAATGCCTCACGCTCTACTAGGTTTATAAAGTCTTTTAAATTTCCAGATTCTAATATTTCTAAAAGACTAACCATGTTGTCTTGTGCTTGGTTAAACCGTTGTTCAGAAAACGGATGACCGTACATAAGTTGATGTCCAACTGTACTAGATACTTGCTTTTCGCCCTTATCAACAAGTAAAATAGTGTCTTGGTAATCTTTAAATACAGGATCTATTTTATCATATTTTATGGCATAGTTATTTGTACTTTCAGGAATAGCTTCATGTTTTCCCCAAATCATCATCGGTCCATCTATACTTCTACTTGCGCTTCCAGAGCCTAAACGTGCTAAAAAAGATGCTTTATTCTGAAAATATAAATTGTCTTTTAAGTTATCGATTTGCTTTTCTAATGCAACTAAACACATGGAAAGCGCAGCCATCCCACTAGCAGATGATGCTATTCCAGAACTATGCGGAAAACTGTTGCTAGTTTCAATTTTAAACTTATAGTTTTTTAAAAAAGGTAAATACTCTTCAATTCGCTCAAAGAATTTCCCAATCTTAGGTTCAAAGGATGTTGTTCTTTCACCATCTAAATAAACCTGAAAGGAATAGTCATTTGTTAAGTTTTCCTTTTTCTCAAAATGCAATGTTGTAATAGTCTTACAGGTATTAAGCGTAAAACTAATAGATGTGTTTTCAGGAATTTGAATATCTCGTTTTCCCCAATATTTTACTAACGCTATATTGCTTGGCGCTTCTGAAGTTATGCTGCCTTTTTCTGGAAGTGATGAATAGTCTTTCATCAAAAAATTAGATGCTGTCATACCGCAAAGATACTATTGATTATGATTTGTAAACCCTGTTTTAGTTTTTAATACAATTGGAAAACTAAAAACAATTCCTAAATTAGTAGCAACTAACAACTCATGACCAAGAAAAAACTCATAAGAATACTATTGGCAATTGCAATTTGCCTAATAGTTGGTTTTTTAGGAGCTTACGCAACTCAAGCTAGTGTTGCTACGTGGTACTCTACATTAGAAAAACCAAGCTATAACCCACCAAATTGGGTGTTTACACCAATTTGGACAACATTATATGTGTTAATGGGAGTTGCTGCAGGCCTAGTTTGGAGCAAGGGTTTTTACCACCTTTGGGTAAAGACTGCTTTATACCATTTTGGATTTCAGTTATTGTTAAGTTCTGCTTGGTCTGTCGTATTTTTTGGCTTACAATCTCCTTTGTTTGCACTCTTTGTAATTTTAACTCTATTTGTGCTAATACTTTTAACTATAAAATGGTTTAAAATTGTTAAGCCGATTGCAGCATATTTAATGATACCTTATCTACTTTGGGTAGGCTTTGCAATAGTTTTAAATTTTGAGATTTGGCGCCTTAATTAATTTAATTTATAGTGTACCGCTTTGTTTTGAAGCGTTGATAATAAGTCTTTATTTATATTAATCTTATGCTTTCTGCTAGGCATGTGTAGCTTCACTTTGTCTTCCATTTCATAAACAACAAAGTTGAGTAGCTTGTCGCCTTTGTGCTCATCTAATATAGATTTTAAACTCTGTATGTCATCGCCCTTTAATTCATTTACATTTATTTGAATGGTTAGTTTTCTTGCATAGCGCTCTAACACATCCTGAAGCATTTCAAAATTATTAAACTGTATTCTCGGATCACTCTTTTTGCCAGTTTGCCTATTTGTAAAACCTTCTCTTATAAATGCTTTTACATACAGAAATGAATTAGGGATTAGCAAGTGTCTGTACTTTAGGTAATCTTCGCCATAAATTTTAAACTCATAAGTGTTATGGTAATCTTCTGCAGTAAAAATTGCCCAACCTTTATTGGTTTTTGTGGTAAGGTGCCTAATATCTGTAAGAATACAAGCTAATGATAGCTCTGCATTTAGCACCTGTTGTAAATCTTCAAGGTAATTGAGGTTAGCGTTACAGAAAGACTTCATTTCTATATTATAATCATCTAACGGATGCCCAGAAATATACATACCTACCACATCACGCTCTTTCCTTAATTTTTCCATAGTTCCCCATTCTTCACAAGGAGGCACTACAGGTTCTGGAATTTGTACTTCACTAGCTTCACCAAATAAACTTACTTGAGAGGAGTTTTTGTTTTCCTGGTACTTTGCAGCATATCGTATTACTTTTTCTAAGAAAGTGATACCGTCACCTTCATCTAAAAAATACTGTGCTCTGTGAGTGTCCTGAAAACTATCAAAACCACCAGCTAAAGCGAGATTTTCAAAAGCTTTTTTATTGGCAGCACGTAAATCTATACGTTTAGCCATATCGAAGATCGATTTAAAATGACCGTTTTCTTTTCGCTCTGCTACAATGGACTCTACGGCACTTGAACCCACACCTTTTATTGCTGCCATACCAAAACGAATGGCACCTTCTTTATTTACAGAAAATTTTCTGAAAGATTCATTAACATCTGGACCTAACACATCAAGTTTCATACGTCTGCATTCTTCCATAAAGAATGTTACCTGCTTTATGTTGCTCATGTTGTTAGATAAAACCGCAGCCATATATTCTGCAGGATAGTGTGCTTTAAGGTAGGCTGTTTGGTAGGCAATCCAGGCATAACAAGTAGAGTGAGATTTATTAAAAGCATAACTTGCAAAGGCTTCCCAGTCTTTCCACACTTTTTCTAATTTTTCTGCATCATGACCTTTAGCTGAAGCCTGCTCAATAAATTTAGGTTTCATTTTATCGAGTACAGCTTTTTGCTTCTTACCCATTGCTTTACGAAGGATATCTGCTTCACCTTTTGTAAAATCTGCAAGCTTTTGAGATAAAAGCATTACTTGCTCTTGGTAAACCGTAATACCATAAGTTTCCTTAAGATATTCTTCCATTGCAGGTAAATCATACTCTATGTCTTCATCACCGTGTTTTCTGGCAATAAAACTTGGTATATATTCCATTGGTCCTGGACGATAAAGCGCGTTCATTGCAATAAGGTCATCAAAGACTGTTGGTTTTAAAGACTGCATATGTTTCTGCATTCCTGGAGATTCATATTGAAATATACCTACGGTTTCACCACGTTGGAATAGTTCATACGTTTTTTCATCATCTAAAGGAAAACTGTCTGGGTCTAATTGTACGCCGTGTTTTGCTTTTACAATCTTTACGGTATCCTTAATAAGAGTAAGTGTTTTTAGACCAAGGAAATCCATTTTAAGTAGTCCAGCATCTTCTACTACAGAATTGTCAAATTGTGTGATGTATAATTCACCATCCTTAGACCTTGCAATAGGAACAAAGTTGGAGATATCATCTGGTGTGATTATAACGCCACAAGCGTGTACACCAGTATTTCTTACAGAACCTTCTAAAACACGAGCCTGATTAACGGTTTGAGCCTGTAAATCATTTCCGCCTGAAATGCTTAAAAGTTCTTTTACGCCTTCAAAATCTTCACTTCTAAATTTTCTGGAGAGCTCTTTTTCATCTACGCCAAATATTTTACCAAGCTTAGTCATATCTGGAATAAGTTTGGCAATCTTATCTGTTTCGTGCAACGGTAAATCTAAAACACGACCGGTATCTCTTATGGCAGATTTTGCTGCCATAGTACCGTAAGTTATAATCTGTGCTACTTGATCACTACCATATTTTTTAATTACGTAATCCATGACACGGCTTCGACCTTCGTCATCAAAATCAATATCAATATCGGGCATACTTACACGATCCGGATTAAGGAAACGCTCAAAAAGTAGATCGTATTTAATAGGGTCTATATTGGTAATTTTTAAGCAATAAGCTACGGCACTACCAGCAGCAGAACCACGACCTGGACCAACAGAAACGTCCATGTTTCTTGCTTCTCTAATAAAGTCTTCTACAATTAGAAAATATCCAGGATACCCTGTTTTTTCAATAATAGATAGCTCAAAATCTAAACGCTCTTTAATCTCTGGAGTTATCTCTCCATAACGTTCTTTTGCACCTTCATAAGTAAGGTGTTTTAAAAATGCATTTTCGCCTCGTTTACCACCATCATCTAAATCTTTAGAATCTTTAAATTTTTCAGGAATTTCAAAGGCTGGTAATAAAACGTCCCTAGCAAGATCAAACCCTTCAATTTTATTTACAACGTCTTGCGTATTGGTAATTGCTTCTGGAAGGTCTTTAAATAAAGCCTTCATTTCATCATTACTCTTAAAATAGTATTCTTGGTTGGGTAAACCATAACGATAACCACGTCCTCGGCCAATAGGTTTGCTTTGCTTTTCTCCATCTTTTACGCAAAGTAAAATGTCATGAGCATTAGCATCTCCTTTTGCTGTGTAATAGGTATTGTTGCTTGCAACTATTTTTATGTCGTGCGCTTTGGCTAGTTTTATTAAAACCTCATTAGCACGACGCTCGTCTTCTTGGTCATGGCGCATAATTTCCATGTAAAGATCTTCTTCAAAATGAGATTTCCACCAAAGTAAAGATTCTTCGGCTTGCTTTTCTCCTACATTTAAAACCTTACTTGGTACCTCTCCATATAGGTTTCCTGTTAAAACAATTACATCTTCTTTGTATTTTTCTACAACAGCTCTGTCTATTCTTGGTACATAATAAAACCCTTCTGTATAAGCTATAGATGCCATCTTAGCCAAATTATGGTAGCCTTTTTTAGTTTTTGCAAGCATTACTATCTGGTAACCGTTATCCTGTCTGGATTTATCATTGTGATCTTCACAGACCTGAAACTCACAACCTACAATGGCTTTTAAAGGCTTTTTGTCTAGGTCTTCACTACCTGCTAAAGATTTGTTATAAGTATTAACGGCTCTCACAAAATGAAAAGCACCCATCATATTGGCGTGGTCTGTGAGTGCTACACCAGGCATATTATTAGCTATAGCATTGTCTACTAAATCCTGGATACTCATTGTAGACTGAAGAACAGAGAATTGGCTATGATTGTGTAAGTGGGAAAACGTAACTTCTTCTAAGACTGCAATGTTTTCTTCTAGCTCTTCCTCTGATATCTCATCGACTCCTTGTTCTTTTTCAAGAGCTTTTCTTATTTGTTCTGAAGCTTTCTTGAGGTTAATATGCTTTAACCCTATAAGTTGAATTGTCTGTGGGTTTTCTTCAGAAAAATTCTCAAAATAATCTGGAGACACGTCTAACTCTTCAGCTGTATAAATACGCTTTCTTATAAGTTCTAAAAAGCATCGCGTTGTTGCCTCAACATCTGCAGTGGCATTGTGAGCTTCATTAAAAGCTTTGTTAAATAAGAATTGGTGAAGTTCTGTAAGGGTAGGCAGTTTAAATTTTCCGCCACGTCCACCAGGAATTTTACAAAGTTCTGCTGTGGTTTCTGTACAAGTGTCTAAAACAGGTAGTTCTTGCAATGGGTTGTCTATGCCTTTTCTGTAAAACTCGGCACCCATAATATTAATATCAAACGCAACATTTTGTCCTACAACAAATTTTGTCTGTTTTAATGCTTCATTAAATTTATGAAGTGAGTCTACCAGGTCTACACCATTTTTATCTGCTAACTCTGTAGAAATACCGTGAATTTGCTCTGAGTCATACGGGATATTAAAACCGTCTGGTTTTATAAGCATATCATCGTGAGACACCAACTTACCCATGTCATCATGAAGCTGCCAAGCTATCTGTATACAACGTGGCCAATTATCTGTATCTGTTATTGGAGCGTTGTAATTTTTAGGTAAACCAGTTGTTTCAGTATCAAATATTAAATACATATGTATTTGAATGTTAGAGTTATATGGGTAGGTTTTAGTGTCTTGATTTCAGACAAAAAAATGTGTTTAAAAGTATAAAAAATGAACGTTTTAAATGCTGAATTATTTGTTGAGTTGTTCACATTATATCAAATTAAAACATTCTTTACACGCAACCTTATTTAATGACACTCATCTATAAAACAACTAAACTACTCAAATGAAACATTTTAAATTTATCTCTTTCTTCTTGCTATTCCTGCTTTTTCAGTCTTGTATTTTTGCTGATGATTTAAATGTAGAAGACAACTCTAGATTGCAGTTTGTTGGTCGTGTAATGTCTGATGCTAATAATCCTATTGTTGGGGTTTCTGTAATTGCTAAAGCAGACTCATATGTTGTAGGCTCTACAACTACAGATGCAAATGGTTTTTTCGATCTTATTTCTCTAGACGCTACTGGAAGAACTTTTAATAACACATATGGTTTGGAGGTTGTTGTAAATGAATTCTCTTTAGATAATGAGTCTTTTACTGAGTACACTTCTGTTTTTATTGATAGTAGAGATCGGTTTTACGATTTTGAAACTATTGAACTTAAGACAAGTGCTCAACTCGAATTAAATATTCAAAATACAGAGAATACTTCTGATACCTTTTCTTGGTCTTTGCACTATACAAATACACAGTGTAATCAATTTTTTGTAGAAGGCCAAATACAGGAAGATGAGTCGGACTGTTATTCGCAAACCTCCGTTTTTAGGACATTAAATGAAAATACACCAAATTTTAGCAGATCCTATTCTGTAGTTCTTAATACTGAAGCTCAATTTACATATAGTGTAAACGGTTCTGATCCTATAACAGAACTTATACAAATTAATAACCCAAACACTGTATACAATGTTGAGTATTAGATTAAGTATAGTATTTTGTTTGGTATTAAATAGTTGTTTGTTTTCACAAAACGATACCAGAGAAGGTGAAGAGGCTGTAGAGTTTTATGATGTAGGTTTTATAAGTATTTCTCCCTATTACCCAATTGCGATTGGTGATAATTTTGCAAGCAAAGCCCAAAATACAAATTTAGGTGCGCAATTAGAGTCTAGGTTTGTTATAGCAGACCATATTTTGATCGGTGCAAGGTTAAATATTTTTTCAGGACAGGTAACAAAACCAGAACTTGTAGGTAATTATGATCTTAGAAATGTAAATTTAATAGGTATAGAAGCAGGTTATAGAATTCCAACTTTAAAGAACTTTAATTTGTCCTTTTTAGCTGGAATAGGTGCTATAGAATATCGGAATGATGTAGATGGAGAAATATTTGAAGATACAGGAGAAGCTTATTCACTTATGGCAGATGCAGACTATAAGTTTTCAAGGCATTTTAGTGCATTTTTAACTGCAGAATATAGGTATGAGTCTCTTAATACTAAAGCTCCAAATAGTACAGTTGCA
This region of Croceibacter atlanticus HTCC2559 genomic DNA includes:
- the dnaE gene encoding DNA polymerase III subunit alpha, producing the protein MYLIFDTETTGLPKNYNAPITDTDNWPRCIQIAWQLHDDMGKLVSHDDMLIKPDGFNIPYDSEQIHGISTELADKNGVDLVDSLHKFNEALKQTKFVVGQNVAFDINIMGAEFYRKGIDNPLQELPVLDTCTETTAELCKIPGGRGGKFKLPTLTELHQFLFNKAFNEAHNATADVEATTRCFLELIRKRIYTAEELDVSPDYFENFSEENPQTIQLIGLKHINLKKASEQIRKALEKEQGVDEISEEELEENIAVLEEVTFSHLHNHSQFSVLQSTMSIQDLVDNAIANNMPGVALTDHANMMGAFHFVRAVNTYNKSLAGSEDLDKKPLKAIVGCEFQVCEDHNDKSRQDNGYQIVMLAKTKKGYHNLAKMASIAYTEGFYYVPRIDRAVVEKYKEDVIVLTGNLYGEVPSKVLNVGEKQAEESLLWWKSHFEEDLYMEIMRHDQEDERRANEVLIKLAKAHDIKIVASNNTYYTAKGDANAHDILLCVKDGEKQSKPIGRGRGYRYGLPNQEYYFKSNDEMKALFKDLPEAITNTQDVVNKIEGFDLARDVLLPAFEIPEKFKDSKDLDDGGKRGENAFLKHLTYEGAKERYGEITPEIKERLDFELSIIEKTGYPGYFLIVEDFIREARNMDVSVGPGRGSAAGSAVAYCLKITNIDPIKYDLLFERFLNPDRVSMPDIDIDFDDEGRSRVMDYVIKKYGSDQVAQIITYGTMAAKSAIRDTGRVLDLPLHETDKIAKLIPDMTKLGKIFGVDEKELSRKFRSEDFEGVKELLSISGGNDLQAQTVNQARVLEGSVRNTGVHACGVIITPDDISNFVPIARSKDGELYITQFDNSVVEDAGLLKMDFLGLKTLTLIKDTVKIVKAKHGVQLDPDSFPLDDEKTYELFQRGETVGIFQYESPGMQKHMQSLKPTVFDDLIAMNALYRPGPMEYIPSFIARKHGDEDIEYDLPAMEEYLKETYGITVYQEQVMLLSQKLADFTKGEADILRKAMGKKQKAVLDKMKPKFIEQASAKGHDAEKLEKVWKDWEAFASYAFNKSHSTCYAWIAYQTAYLKAHYPAEYMAAVLSNNMSNIKQVTFFMEECRRMKLDVLGPDVNESFRKFSVNKEGAIRFGMAAIKGVGSSAVESIVAERKENGHFKSIFDMAKRIDLRAANKKAFENLALAGGFDSFQDTHRAQYFLDEGDGITFLEKVIRYAAKYQENKNSSQVSLFGEASEVQIPEPVVPPCEEWGTMEKLRKERDVVGMYISGHPLDDYNIEMKSFCNANLNYLEDLQQVLNAELSLACILTDIRHLTTKTNKGWAIFTAEDYHNTYEFKIYGEDYLKYRHLLIPNSFLYVKAFIREGFTNRQTGKKSDPRIQFNNFEMLQDVLERYARKLTIQINVNELKGDDIQSLKSILDEHKGDKLLNFVVYEMEDKVKLHMPSRKHKININKDLLSTLQNKAVHYKLN
- a CDS encoding carboxypeptidase-like regulatory domain-containing protein translates to MKHFKFISFFLLFLLFQSCIFADDLNVEDNSRLQFVGRVMSDANNPIVGVSVIAKADSYVVGSTTTDANGFFDLISLDATGRTFNNTYGLEVVVNEFSLDNESFTEYTSVFIDSRDRFYDFETIELKTSAQLELNIQNTENTSDTFSWSLHYTNTQCNQFFVEGQIQEDESDCYSQTSVFRTLNENTPNFSRSYSVVLNTEAQFTYSVNGSDPITELIQINNPNTVYNVEY
- a CDS encoding outer membrane beta-barrel protein; translated protein: MFSQNDTREGEEAVEFYDVGFISISPYYPIAIGDNFASKAQNTNLGAQLESRFVIADHILIGARLNIFSGQVTKPELVGNYDLRNVNLIGIEAGYRIPTLKNFNLSFLAGIGAIEYRNDVDGEIFEDTGEAYSLMADADYKFSRHFSAFLTAEYRYESLNTKAPNSTVAFNKASYIALSFGIRFYFLNERD